A genomic region of Fusarium falciforme chromosome 4, complete sequence contains the following coding sequences:
- a CDS encoding Ribosome biogenesis regulatory protein, whose product MALPSSRPKLPVAVEKPTPYTFDLGHLLAEDPNPVDLDKSDLEQSLAELARDGAQSLINQLLTTCPLSSTPEGVLLSLPAPSTRLPREKPVPEAKPPTKWERFAAKKGIKPKTREQRRNLAYDEESGEWKRKWGYKGLNKKGEDDWLVEVNPEKEMNRKEGTSVRGDGRRERKERVKRNERMMRKNERNAVSKSGKKK is encoded by the coding sequence ATGGCGCTCCCCAGCTCCAGACCAAAGCTGCCCGTCGCAGTCGAAAAGCCCACACCCTACACCTTCGACCTGGGCCAcctcctcgccgaggacCCCAACCCCGTTGACCTCGACAAGTCCGACCTCGAGCAGTCCCTCGCCGAGCTCGCCCGTGATGGCGCCCAGTCACTCATCAACCAGCTCCTGACGACGTGCCCCCTCAGCTCCACCCCAGAGGGCgtgctcctctccctcccggCCCCGAGCACCCGCCTCCCGCGCGAGAAGCCCGTCCCCGAGGCCAAGCCCCCGACAAAGTGGGAGCGCTTCgccgccaagaagggcaTCAAGCCCAAGACGCGCGAGCAGCGACGCAACCTGGCCTACGACGAGGAGTCTGGCGAGTGGAAGCGCAAGTGGGGTTACAAGGGCCTgaacaagaagggcgaggacgACTGGCTGGTCGAGGTCAACCccgagaaggagatgaaCAGGAAGGAAGGCACCAGCGTGAGGGGCGACGGCCGAAGGGAGCGCAAGGAGAGGGTCAAGCGCAACGAGCGCATGATGCGCAAGAACGAGAGGAATGCCGTCAGCAAGTCCGGCAAGAAGAAGTAG